A genomic window from Luteolibacter sp. LG18 includes:
- a CDS encoding efflux transporter outer membrane subunit yields MHKTLAPLVIAPLLFSGCSLIPDYQRPGAPVADHWPNGAGSSKDGIDSRGFFGDPRLRKLIAVSLENNRDVRIAALNVEQIRAQYRISRSELFPTVGVGGEATSGRSNGTTTHLYGASVGVTSYELDLFGRVRSLNQAALQQYLASDEARRGVQLALASEVATQYLTERALLEQIALSERTLGAVSKTYDLINQRFTAGDASDLDVQSVNTQVQTAKVNLATYRQQLAQTQNALQLLSGNSLPTNLPGGRGLGSGIVHDVSPGMPSQLLTRRPDIREAEHNLIAANANIGAARAAFFPSITLTASGGTASSSFSNLFKGGTGTWLFSPQINLPIFTGGRNQANLDAAVVRKNIQVATYEKAIQTAFREVADGLAARSGLANRIAATEALVAAQEKRFSLADARYQRGVDSYFEVLSAQQDLYAAQQNLIQLRLSREANLVSLYKALGGGW; encoded by the coding sequence ATGCATAAGACACTCGCACCCCTGGTCATCGCCCCGCTCCTGTTCAGCGGCTGCTCGTTGATCCCCGACTACCAGCGCCCCGGCGCTCCGGTCGCGGACCATTGGCCGAACGGTGCCGGCTCGTCCAAGGACGGCATCGACTCCCGCGGCTTCTTCGGCGATCCGCGACTCCGCAAGCTCATCGCCGTCTCGCTGGAAAACAACCGCGATGTCCGCATCGCCGCGCTCAACGTCGAGCAGATCCGCGCCCAGTACCGCATCTCCCGCTCCGAGTTGTTCCCGACCGTCGGCGTCGGCGGTGAGGCCACCAGCGGCCGCTCCAATGGCACCACCACCCATCTCTACGGGGCTTCCGTGGGCGTGACCTCTTACGAGCTCGATCTCTTCGGCCGCGTCCGCAGCCTGAACCAGGCCGCGCTCCAGCAGTATCTCGCGTCGGATGAAGCCCGCCGCGGTGTCCAGCTCGCGCTGGCTTCCGAGGTGGCCACCCAGTACCTCACCGAGCGCGCCTTGCTCGAGCAGATCGCCCTTTCCGAGCGCACGCTCGGTGCGGTCAGCAAGACCTACGACCTCATCAACCAGCGCTTCACCGCCGGGGATGCCTCGGACCTCGATGTCCAGTCGGTCAATACCCAGGTGCAGACGGCCAAGGTTAACCTGGCGACCTACCGCCAGCAGCTCGCCCAGACCCAGAACGCGCTCCAGTTGCTCTCCGGCAATTCGCTTCCGACGAACCTGCCTGGCGGTCGCGGTCTTGGCTCCGGCATCGTCCATGACGTTTCGCCGGGCATGCCTTCACAGTTGCTCACGCGCCGCCCGGACATCCGCGAGGCCGAGCACAACCTGATCGCGGCCAATGCCAATATCGGGGCCGCCCGCGCCGCGTTCTTTCCGTCGATCACCCTGACGGCGAGCGGGGGCACGGCCAGCAGCTCGTTCTCGAACCTGTTCAAGGGCGGCACCGGCACGTGGCTGTTCTCGCCGCAGATCAACCTGCCGATCTTCACCGGCGGTCGCAACCAGGCGAACCTCGATGCCGCGGTGGTCCGCAAGAACATCCAGGTGGCGACTTATGAGAAAGCGATTCAGACCGCCTTCCGCGAAGTGGCCGACGGCCTCGCCGCGCGCAGCGGTCTGGCCAACCGGATCGCGGCCACCGAAGCCCTCGTGGCCGCGCAGGAGAAGCGTTTCTCGCTCGCCGATGCCCGCTACCAGCGCGGCGTCGACAGCTACTTCGAGGTGCTCAGCGCCCAGCAGGATCTCTACGCCGCGCAGCAGAACCTAATCCAGCTCCGCCTCTCCCGCGAGGCAAACTTGGTCTCGCTCTACAAGGCGCTCGGCGGCGGATGGTAA
- a CDS encoding DUF1800 family protein: MNHPLTGRRGVVLVSLLSVGLTASAVAAPKYQSGSLTLSQPNTGTWKSVTFTTAFSAAPVVVLGTPTNADAAGFAARVRNVTATGFEYQIDEWDYLDGVHGQETLNYLAIEPGTHTIDGKTWQAGRTTGVTRTAQTVTLASGFSASPVVLAQVESTANAKAVTSRVQAVTTSNFQLKAITQESDTAALSSESVGWIAIAASTGTLDGAAFQAAKTGANVTDAWKAITFGSTVRQPLIFAQAQTANGADPFVIRQRNLSGTGVEIFLQEEQSAGTETTHGNAEDVGYLVLGETQGELRSKLELGEVVQDQASAGTWQTVTFTGGPYTNPVVVFGPSTQNDSEPVGIRVRNVTATGFEWQFDEWDYQDGVHAQEQAHYLVAEEGSYVIGGLLWQFGRAAAVNQAASALTFPQAFAAAPVVLTQTATRNGASAVKSRVSGVSATGFSVRLEEEAAQDQTHVNEAVHYLAVQQGNGRLVTPPFLSVNSLLTPAEVTEFFKTEAFTRKVAEPFLFADAQTRNDTDPVTLRFQGLNAAGADLRLQEETSVDVNIAHTAEKIGILSIAGALDTDEDGLPDAWETANGLNPNNPADATLDPDGDGLNNLAEHTYGTNPNAANGTGTFTVVTLAPDAFEKDGGRASFQITRSGGVAPATVAYALSGTASAGEYVVKDDRGTTLSGTVSFAAGETSRTVFIVPVLDALDEYPETVLLTISNGSGYTVGLPKVATVKIKDATDIPQNEQLFVAYLTRQGTAQTYGSGVATLFLNGSKTAARVNLSFSGLTSNQVNAYLRYGVTSGVGPELRPTLPIGQVTNETWTINPVGALAGQDLIDGLFQNSGKWVYVNIGTGTYPAGEIAGTFTRQTGSSTFTPPADPSAPATLTGEALTRDVSRFLTQATFGPTKAEIDALVTSIQTTYGGDRIAAYGAWIDTQFGYDQTKLLDYTEAADAHEWNLRGASPSNFTNNDEPAYHNRRRGWWLISTKARDQLRQRTAFALSELLVVSEDLALLRNKHYGLANYYDQLGARADGNYRTLLEDVSKSPVMGKYLSHLQNQKEVTDGSGNVLISPDENYAREILQLFSIGLVQLHPDGSLKLGGDGLPIPTYNNDDITNLARVFTGWSFSKKNGAAGTGYAVQDNTNFFQGNGPAYYQASWTNPLKNFAAYHDTGAKTVLGSNIASGLAGQADLDAALDIIFAHPNVAPFISKQLIQRLVTSNPSRGYVYRVAQKFENNGSGTRGNLKAVVKAILLDPEARDLQLVQQVGYGKQKEPIVRYVQLLRAFDGKSSLPLSALSSFGYPAGQLDNFPSGTTLYRYPNTDDALGQTPQDAPTVFNWFLPGFNPGGQLAAAGLVAPELQLSTETAVISTTNYANTVIQNNDGQSVNRLVGSTDPLEENVALDRTVHEQLYDARITAGDTVAQASTAVLDQLDLLLTAGNFKADFATAATPNPRSIVIDSAASLDAATTTPARVKHLLYLLATSPEYVNQK, translated from the coding sequence ATGAATCATCCTTTGACCGGACGGCGTGGCGTCGTCCTCGTGTCCCTGTTGTCCGTCGGCCTCACGGCCAGTGCGGTTGCCGCCCCGAAATACCAGTCCGGGTCTTTGACCCTCTCCCAGCCGAACACCGGCACGTGGAAATCCGTGACTTTCACCACGGCCTTTTCCGCAGCCCCAGTGGTGGTGCTCGGCACGCCGACGAACGCGGATGCCGCGGGTTTCGCCGCCCGCGTCCGCAATGTCACCGCGACCGGTTTCGAATACCAGATCGATGAATGGGACTATCTCGATGGAGTCCACGGTCAGGAGACCCTGAACTATTTGGCAATCGAGCCGGGCACCCACACGATTGATGGCAAGACCTGGCAGGCGGGACGCACCACCGGTGTGACCCGCACCGCGCAGACGGTGACGTTGGCCAGTGGCTTCAGCGCGTCGCCCGTGGTGCTGGCCCAGGTGGAGTCCACCGCGAATGCCAAGGCGGTGACCAGCCGCGTGCAAGCGGTGACCACTTCGAACTTCCAGCTCAAGGCGATCACCCAGGAGTCCGACACCGCGGCGCTTTCGAGCGAATCGGTTGGCTGGATCGCCATCGCGGCTTCCACTGGCACGTTGGATGGCGCGGCGTTCCAAGCGGCCAAGACCGGCGCGAATGTTACGGATGCGTGGAAGGCGATCACCTTTGGCAGCACGGTGCGTCAGCCGCTGATCTTCGCCCAGGCGCAGACGGCGAACGGGGCCGATCCCTTCGTGATTCGCCAGCGGAACCTCAGCGGCACGGGCGTCGAGATCTTCCTACAGGAAGAACAGTCCGCTGGAACCGAAACCACCCACGGCAACGCGGAGGACGTCGGCTATCTGGTGCTCGGCGAAACGCAGGGCGAGCTGCGTTCGAAGTTGGAACTCGGCGAGGTCGTCCAGGACCAGGCTTCGGCGGGCACCTGGCAGACGGTGACCTTCACCGGTGGGCCTTACACGAATCCGGTGGTCGTCTTCGGCCCATCGACGCAGAACGACAGCGAGCCGGTGGGCATCCGGGTGCGGAACGTGACCGCCACCGGATTCGAGTGGCAGTTCGATGAATGGGATTACCAGGACGGTGTCCACGCCCAGGAGCAGGCCCATTACCTCGTCGCGGAGGAGGGGAGCTATGTCATCGGCGGATTGCTCTGGCAGTTCGGTCGTGCGGCAGCCGTGAACCAGGCGGCGTCCGCGCTGACCTTTCCGCAGGCATTCGCCGCGGCGCCGGTGGTGCTTACCCAGACCGCCACGCGGAATGGCGCCAGCGCGGTGAAGTCCCGCGTCAGCGGAGTCTCCGCCACGGGTTTCTCCGTGCGATTGGAGGAAGAGGCCGCGCAGGACCAGACCCACGTCAATGAGGCGGTGCACTACCTCGCCGTGCAGCAGGGCAATGGCCGTCTGGTGACGCCGCCCTTCCTCTCGGTGAACTCACTGCTCACTCCAGCGGAGGTCACGGAGTTTTTCAAGACGGAGGCCTTCACCCGCAAGGTCGCGGAGCCGTTCCTCTTCGCCGACGCCCAGACGCGCAATGACACCGATCCGGTGACACTGCGCTTCCAGGGCCTCAATGCGGCGGGTGCGGACCTGCGCTTGCAGGAGGAAACCTCGGTCGATGTGAACATCGCGCACACCGCGGAGAAGATCGGCATCCTTTCGATCGCCGGGGCTTTGGACACGGATGAGGACGGGTTGCCCGATGCCTGGGAAACCGCCAACGGCCTGAATCCGAACAATCCGGCCGATGCAACGCTTGATCCCGATGGCGATGGCCTGAACAACCTCGCCGAGCACACTTACGGCACCAATCCGAACGCGGCCAATGGCACGGGCACTTTCACGGTGGTCACCTTGGCTCCGGATGCGTTCGAGAAGGATGGGGGACGTGCCTCGTTCCAGATCACCCGCAGCGGCGGCGTGGCTCCGGCGACGGTGGCCTATGCCCTGAGCGGCACGGCGTCGGCCGGCGAATACGTGGTGAAGGACGATCGCGGGACCACGCTCAGTGGCACCGTGTCCTTTGCCGCAGGTGAAACCTCGCGCACGGTGTTCATCGTGCCGGTGCTCGATGCGCTGGACGAGTATCCGGAGACCGTCTTGCTTACGATCTCCAATGGCTCCGGCTACACCGTCGGCTTGCCGAAGGTGGCGACCGTGAAGATCAAGGACGCGACCGATATTCCGCAGAACGAGCAGCTCTTCGTGGCTTACCTGACCCGCCAGGGCACGGCCCAGACCTATGGCTCGGGTGTCGCGACGCTGTTCCTGAACGGATCGAAGACCGCAGCCCGGGTGAACCTCAGCTTCAGCGGCCTGACCTCGAACCAGGTGAACGCTTACCTCCGCTACGGGGTGACCTCGGGCGTGGGACCGGAGTTGCGCCCGACCCTGCCGATCGGCCAAGTGACGAATGAAACCTGGACCATCAATCCCGTCGGCGCGTTGGCGGGGCAGGACCTCATCGACGGGCTCTTCCAGAACTCCGGGAAATGGGTTTACGTGAACATCGGCACCGGCACCTATCCCGCCGGGGAAATCGCGGGCACCTTCACGCGGCAGACCGGCTCCAGCACCTTCACGCCGCCCGCCGATCCCTCGGCACCCGCCACGCTCACCGGCGAGGCGTTGACCCGCGATGTGTCGCGGTTCCTGACCCAGGCGACCTTCGGCCCGACCAAGGCCGAGATCGATGCCCTCGTGACCTCGATCCAGACCACCTACGGTGGCGATCGTATCGCGGCCTACGGCGCGTGGATTGACACCCAGTTCGGCTACGATCAGACGAAGCTGCTCGATTACACCGAAGCCGCGGACGCCCACGAGTGGAACCTGCGCGGTGCCTCGCCCTCGAACTTCACCAACAACGACGAGCCGGCTTATCACAACCGCCGCCGGGGCTGGTGGCTGATTTCGACCAAGGCCCGTGACCAGCTCCGCCAGCGGACCGCCTTTGCCCTTAGCGAACTGCTCGTGGTGTCGGAAGACCTCGCGCTGCTGCGGAACAAGCACTACGGCCTGGCGAACTACTACGACCAGCTCGGAGCCCGCGCCGATGGGAACTACCGCACGCTGCTCGAAGATGTGAGCAAGAGCCCGGTGATGGGGAAATACCTCAGCCACCTGCAGAACCAGAAGGAGGTGACCGATGGCAGCGGCAACGTGCTGATCAGCCCGGATGAGAACTACGCCCGCGAGATCCTCCAGTTGTTCTCGATCGGCCTCGTCCAGCTCCATCCGGATGGCTCGCTGAAGCTCGGCGGCGATGGCTTGCCCATCCCGACCTACAACAACGACGACATCACCAACCTCGCCCGCGTCTTCACCGGCTGGAGCTTCAGCAAGAAGAACGGGGCGGCGGGAACGGGTTACGCCGTGCAGGACAACACGAACTTCTTCCAGGGGAACGGCCCTGCCTACTACCAGGCGTCGTGGACCAATCCGCTGAAGAATTTCGCGGCCTACCACGACACCGGTGCGAAGACCGTGCTCGGCAGCAACATCGCGAGCGGGTTGGCCGGTCAGGCGGATCTGGATGCGGCGCTGGACATCATCTTCGCCCATCCGAATGTCGCCCCCTTCATCAGCAAGCAACTGATCCAGCGCCTGGTCACGTCGAACCCGAGCCGCGGTTACGTCTACCGCGTCGCCCAGAAGTTCGAGAACAACGGCTCCGGCACCCGCGGCAACCTGAAGGCGGTGGTCAAAGCGATTCTCCTCGATCCCGAGGCCCGCGATCTCCAACTCGTGCAGCAGGTCGGCTATGGCAAGCAGAAGGAACCCATCGTCCGCTACGTGCAGCTCCTGCGCGCGTTCGATGGCAAGTCGTCGCTGCCACTGTCGGCGCTGAGTTCCTTCGGTTACCCGGCGGGCCAGCTCGACAACTTCCCGTCCGGCACCACGCTGTATCGCTATCCGAACACGGACGACGCGCTCGGCCAGACCCCGCAGGACGCGCCCACGGTCTTCAACTGGTTCCTGCCCGGCTTCAATCCCGGCGGCCAGCTCGCCGCGGCCGGACTGGTGGCTCCCGAACTCCAGCTCAGCACGGAGACGGCGGTGATCAGCACCACCAACTACGCCAACACCGTCATCCAGAACAACGATGGCCAGAGCGTGAATCGGTTGGTCGGCTCGACCGATCCACTGGAGGAGAACGTGGCGCTCGACCGCACCGTCCACGAGCAGCTCTACGACGCGCGCATCACCGCGGGCGATACCGTGGCGCAGGCGTCCACCGCCGTGCTCGACCAGCTCGATCTGCTGCTCACGGCCGGGAACTTCAAGGCGGACTTCGCCACCGCTGCCACACCGAACCCACGCAGCATCGTGATCGATAGCGCGGCCTCGCTCGATGCCGCCACCACCACCCCGGCGCGGGTGAAGCACCTGCTCTACCTGCTCGCCACCTCTCCGGAATACGTGAACCAGAAGTAA
- a CDS encoding DUF1501 domain-containing protein — translation MKSQDKDSLQNRRSFLRQTACASLGLTGVINTLAHLRLVNSALAQGLPGGDYKALVVLFLFGGNDSNNLLIPRQSHGSYNQYKTARGVLKILDANDPAYVAGDPASIPLTGAGSDYGVHPAAGGIADLFNSGELAFVANVGTLVYPTTRADYNAGTVPLPPQLFSHSDQQVQWQSSVPDQPFSRGWGGRIADLLASQGHAQGQVSLSVSLSGINSLQVADQEVQYAVTPAGAIPLAGYSASGAPYGNALNGDGSYKTNVAGKRLKAFDDITNYTYQHLLDDDHAKVVKRARANEGLIGAALTAAAATGVDFDNYFVNAQSSLGDQLKSIAKLIAGRASLGNSRQIFFASIGGFDTHQDQLDAQNNLLGELGNSLKAFSDTLKALGVNDNVTTITHSDFTRTLTPNGQDAATAGSDHGWGGHQIVLGGAVNGGQIYGSFPSLALGAGLDAGSSNRGRWIPTTSVDQFAAVSAKWLGVSPTYLADIFPNLSRFDDPFGGSANLGFL, via the coding sequence ATGAAATCCCAGGACAAAGATTCGCTCCAGAACCGTCGCTCGTTCCTGCGTCAGACGGCCTGCGCTTCGCTCGGATTGACGGGCGTGATCAACACGCTGGCCCATCTCCGGTTGGTGAACTCCGCGCTCGCCCAGGGGCTTCCCGGTGGTGACTACAAGGCGTTGGTCGTGCTTTTCCTCTTCGGCGGAAACGATTCGAACAACCTGCTCATCCCGCGCCAGAGCCACGGTTCCTACAACCAGTATAAGACCGCCCGCGGCGTGTTGAAGATCCTCGATGCGAACGACCCGGCCTACGTCGCGGGCGATCCAGCCTCGATTCCCTTGACCGGGGCGGGTTCGGATTACGGCGTGCATCCCGCCGCCGGTGGCATCGCGGATCTTTTCAACAGCGGCGAGCTCGCCTTCGTCGCGAACGTCGGCACGCTCGTCTATCCGACGACGCGGGCGGACTACAACGCGGGCACGGTGCCGCTGCCGCCGCAGCTCTTCTCCCATTCCGACCAACAGGTCCAGTGGCAGAGCTCGGTGCCGGACCAGCCGTTCAGCCGCGGCTGGGGTGGGCGTATCGCGGACCTCCTCGCATCGCAAGGTCATGCCCAGGGGCAGGTCTCGCTTTCCGTGAGCCTGTCGGGGATCAACAGCCTGCAAGTCGCCGACCAGGAGGTGCAGTATGCGGTCACGCCCGCGGGAGCGATTCCGCTGGCGGGCTACAGCGCCTCCGGAGCGCCCTATGGCAACGCATTGAACGGCGACGGTTCTTACAAGACCAACGTCGCCGGCAAGCGTCTCAAGGCCTTCGATGACATCACCAACTACACCTACCAGCACCTGCTCGACGACGATCACGCGAAGGTGGTGAAGCGGGCGCGGGCGAATGAGGGGCTGATCGGCGCGGCACTCACCGCCGCGGCGGCCACCGGGGTCGATTTCGACAATTACTTCGTCAATGCCCAGTCGAGTCTCGGCGACCAGTTGAAATCGATCGCCAAGCTCATCGCGGGCCGCGCCAGCCTGGGCAACAGCCGCCAGATCTTCTTCGCGAGCATCGGCGGCTTCGATACCCATCAGGACCAGCTCGATGCGCAGAACAACCTGCTCGGGGAATTGGGGAACAGCCTGAAGGCCTTCAGCGACACCCTGAAGGCCCTCGGGGTGAACGACAACGTGACGACCATCACGCACTCGGACTTCACCCGCACGCTCACGCCGAATGGCCAGGATGCCGCCACCGCGGGATCCGACCACGGCTGGGGCGGTCACCAGATCGTGCTGGGAGGCGCGGTGAACGGGGGCCAGATCTACGGTTCCTTCCCGTCGCTCGCCCTAGGCGCGGGATTGGATGCCGGGTCGAGCAACCGCGGGCGCTGGATTCCCACGACCTCCGTCGACCAATTCGCCGCCGTCTCCGCGAAGTGGCTCGGCGTTTCGCCCACCTACCTTGCGGACATCTTCCCGAATCTCTCGCGCTTCGACGATCCCTTCGGCGGCAGCGCGAACCTCGGGTTCCTCTAA
- a CDS encoding metal ABC transporter substrate-binding protein yields MSRLLLVLLSLVWTGVAMAGTKVATFHPLLSDLVRQVGGDRVEVVDLISTSGDPHHFEPTPEDLRKATGAKLYLVAGMGLEAYLHSLETIVPAGSHLIEVGSSLPALHGSCDEPGHDHSHHETDPHWWHSIDRFRRATTVVAEALAAADPQGAATYRANAAAYRGKLDSLEQWVRLQVATVPRDRRQLATTHSAFNYFCADYGFTPFSVQGLNQEQDPSPASLAKLVSELKEHRVAALFPEVETNPKLLSVLTRDTGIRLGKPLIADGTNSPTYESMVRHNVTAIVEGLTGK; encoded by the coding sequence ATGTCCCGCCTTTTGCTTGTTCTGCTCAGTCTCGTCTGGACCGGTGTGGCGATGGCGGGAACCAAGGTTGCCACCTTTCATCCCCTGCTTTCGGATCTGGTCCGGCAAGTCGGCGGAGACCGAGTGGAGGTGGTGGATCTAATCAGCACCTCCGGGGATCCGCACCATTTCGAGCCCACCCCCGAAGACCTGCGGAAGGCCACCGGTGCGAAACTCTATCTGGTCGCAGGAATGGGCTTGGAGGCCTACCTGCACTCACTTGAAACGATCGTTCCCGCCGGCAGCCATTTGATCGAGGTAGGCTCCTCCCTGCCCGCCCTCCACGGGAGCTGTGATGAGCCCGGTCACGATCATTCCCATCACGAAACCGATCCCCACTGGTGGCATTCGATCGACCGCTTCCGGCGGGCCACGACGGTCGTGGCGGAGGCCCTAGCGGCCGCCGATCCCCAGGGAGCAGCCACCTATCGGGCAAATGCGGCGGCTTACCGGGGAAAACTTGATTCCCTTGAACAATGGGTGCGGCTCCAAGTGGCGACCGTGCCGCGGGATCGCCGCCAACTGGCGACCACCCATTCCGCCTTCAATTACTTCTGCGCGGACTATGGCTTCACCCCGTTTTCCGTCCAAGGGCTGAACCAGGAACAGGACCCGAGCCCGGCGTCTCTGGCAAAGTTGGTGAGCGAGCTGAAGGAACACCGGGTGGCCGCCTTGTTCCCGGAAGTGGAGACCAACCCGAAGCTCTTGTCCGTTCTCACCCGGGACACCGGCATCCGCCTCGGCAAGCCCCTGATCGCGGACGGCACCAATTCCCCCACCTACGAGTCGATGGTCCGGCACAACGTGACGGCGATTGTCGAGGGGCTGACCGGGAAGTGA
- a CDS encoding DR2241 family protein, giving the protein MSILQFLSESLAAGVHRIGQIEIQALDSNFSLFHAEDQELANQPGHGGLEIHRDADAARDLSTYAEDGEYRFTKGQTNLRRGWLLILPSLEELRRALDLFYPAALGLLAAEKAGTLEIENLRDKLNRQTGMYRFARNISDAGAQQLIREVCGPAHQCAKRILWQLDARTPLEDSDASRYDGVPGDLDRSETFPLLCREACNHFVAECRKVSKAEAGQAKG; this is encoded by the coding sequence ATGTCGATCCTCCAGTTTCTCTCCGAATCCCTCGCCGCGGGCGTTCACCGCATCGGCCAGATCGAGATTCAAGCGCTTGATTCAAACTTCTCCCTCTTCCACGCCGAGGATCAGGAACTGGCCAATCAACCCGGCCATGGGGGCCTTGAGATCCATCGGGATGCCGACGCGGCGCGCGATCTTTCCACCTATGCCGAAGACGGCGAATATCGCTTCACCAAAGGACAGACGAATCTCCGCCGAGGCTGGCTGCTGATCCTTCCCTCCTTGGAAGAACTCCGCCGGGCCCTCGATCTGTTTTACCCCGCCGCCCTCGGACTACTCGCGGCGGAAAAGGCAGGCACCTTGGAGATCGAAAACCTGCGGGACAAACTGAACCGCCAGACCGGCATGTACCGCTTCGCCCGCAACATCAGCGATGCCGGTGCCCAACAGCTGATCCGGGAAGTCTGCGGCCCCGCCCACCAATGCGCCAAGCGCATCCTGTGGCAGTTGGACGCCCGCACTCCACTGGAAGACAGCGACGCCAGCCGCTACGACGGCGTCCCTGGCGATCTGGATCGAAGCGAGACGTTTCCCCTGCTCTGCCGCGAAGCCTGCAATCACTTCGTCGCGGAGTGCCGGAAGGTTTCGAAGGCGGAAGCCGGACAGGCAAAAGGCTGA
- a CDS encoding CbiX/SirB N-terminal domain-containing protein, giving the protein MPFTPKPDSALFIVGHGSTENPDSSTPYFDHADEVRRRGLFKEVHCCFWKEEPSFREAWYLTDCEEIYVVPDFISEGYFTQDVIPREFGLTGPTTVIRGKTIHYCLPVGVHASMTTLLLKRAQEVAPGVDPAATTLIITGHGTGLNQNSTKAIRDQVDLIAASGAGYARVSDAYMEEQPFIARWDELAPTENVVVVPFFIADGAHSYQDIPVLLGIEPEVGLAASQREIFRHNPHHLRGKTLYYSSAIGTERHLADVILDQVADFDARRTPATA; this is encoded by the coding sequence ATGCCTTTCACCCCGAAGCCCGACAGCGCCCTCTTCATCGTGGGCCATGGCTCGACGGAAAACCCGGATTCCTCCACCCCCTACTTCGACCACGCCGACGAGGTCCGCCGTCGCGGCCTCTTCAAGGAGGTCCACTGCTGCTTCTGGAAGGAGGAACCTTCGTTCCGGGAGGCCTGGTACCTCACGGATTGCGAGGAGATCTACGTGGTGCCGGACTTCATCAGTGAGGGCTACTTCACCCAGGACGTCATCCCCCGGGAATTCGGTCTCACAGGTCCGACCACGGTGATCCGCGGAAAAACCATCCACTACTGCCTACCAGTGGGCGTGCATGCCTCCATGACCACCCTTCTGCTGAAGCGCGCACAAGAAGTCGCGCCGGGAGTGGACCCGGCCGCCACCACCCTCATCATCACCGGCCACGGCACGGGATTGAACCAGAACTCCACCAAGGCGATCCGCGATCAGGTCGACCTCATCGCCGCCTCCGGCGCCGGCTACGCCCGGGTGTCGGATGCTTACATGGAGGAGCAGCCGTTCATCGCCCGCTGGGATGAACTGGCCCCCACGGAGAACGTCGTGGTCGTCCCCTTCTTCATCGCGGACGGAGCCCATTCCTATCAGGACATCCCGGTGCTCCTCGGCATCGAGCCCGAGGTGGGTCTGGCGGCTTCCCAACGGGAAATCTTCCGCCACAACCCCCATCACCTCCGAGGCAAGACGCTCTACTACTCCTCCGCCATCGGCACCGAGCGCCATCTGGCCGACGTCATCCTCGACCAAGTGGCGGACTTTGACGCCCGCCGCACTCCCGCGACCGCCTGA